From Delphinus delphis chromosome X, mDelDel1.2, whole genome shotgun sequence, a single genomic window includes:
- the LOC132418508 gene encoding melanoma-associated antigen B4-like, which produces MPRRRRNKRHGRKKRHQARGETQSLKGAQATEEAVVAAAEEIQESPSSPASVSRDTSPSSPAAGTHQEPQGAPATTSRDEGVSCPGSEEGAQSQDEKSAGTSQAAPSVRSSCRDPLRRKSTMFVEFLLEKYITKEPILQAALLKTLNKKYKKRFPQILSRASNIMEAVFGLELKEVDPSSHSYALISKMALPSDASPSDEFRMPTSGLLMTVLGAIFMKGNRATEKELWKFLNALGYHAGRRHLIFGDPGRLISKDFAQQKYLTYRQVPNSDPPLYEFLWGPRAHAETSKMKVLEFLAKIIGTVPSALPDLYEEALKDEEERAAARAAAVAEGRAPSRAKARSSSHM; this is translated from the coding sequence ATGCCTCGGCGCCGGAGGAACAAGCGCCATGGCCGCAAGAAACGCCACCAGGCCCGGGgggagactcagagtctcaaggGTGCCCAGGCCACTGAGGAGGCGGTGGTGGCGGCGGCAGAAGAGATACAAGAGTCGCCGTCTTCCCCCGCTTCTGTTTCTCGGGATACTTCCCCGAGCTCCCCTGCTGCTGGCACTCACCAGGAGCCTCAGGGAGCCCCAGCCACTACCTCTCGTGATGAAGGAGTTTCATGCCCAGGATCTGAAGAGGGTGCCCAGAGCCAAGATGAGAAAAGTGCAGGTACCTCCCAGGCAGCACCTTCCGTTCGCAGCAGTTGCAGAGATCCTCTGAGAAGGAAGTCCACAATGTTCGTGGAGTTCCTGCTGGAGAAGTACATAACGAAGGAGCCCATCCTGCAGGCAGCACTGCTGAAGACTCTCAACAAGAAGTACAAGAAGCGCTTCCCTCAGATCCTCAGCAGAGCCTCTAATATCATGGAGGCTGTCTTTGGCCTCGAGCTGAAGGAAGTCGACCCCAGCAGTCACTCCTACGCCCTCATCAGCAAGATGGCCCTCCCCAGCGACGCAAGTCCGAGTGATGAGTTCAGGATGCCCACGTCCGGCCTCCTGATGACTGTCCTGGGCGCGATCTTCATGAAGGGCAACCGTGCCACCGAAAAGGAGCTCTGGAAATTCCTCAATGCGTTGGGTTACCATGCTGGGAGGAGGCACTTGATCTTCGGGGATCCCGGGAGGCTCATCAGCAAAGATTTCGCGCAGCAGAAGTACCTGACGTACCGCCAGGTGCCCAACAGCGATCCTCCGCTCTATGAGTTCCTGTGGGGCCCGAGAGCCCACGCTGAAACCAGCAAGATGAAAGTGCTGGAGTTTTTGGCCAAGATCATCGGTACCGTCCCCAGTGCCTTACCAGATCTCTATGAGGAGGCTCtgaaagatgaggaagagagagCCGCGGCCAGGGCTGCAGCTGTTGCTGAGGGCAGAGCCCCTTCCAGGGCCAAGGCCCGCAGCTCCTCCCACATGTAG